One segment of Rhipicephalus sanguineus isolate Rsan-2018 chromosome 6, BIME_Rsan_1.4, whole genome shotgun sequence DNA contains the following:
- the LOC119397354 gene encoding uncharacterized protein LOC119397354, giving the protein MSSDDIGAASAAQQGRGTRNMDESSQEYQIILPRLPSGDATLHTVFLHADIRAQPYRVEDFRDALIRLALLPEVAALGAYQMNHVWAITFKSAEGKKKMLAAGDIAVKNQRCIAIDPSHQDTRLKIHWLLYNVPDDDVRAALAPYGKVNEIVRERWRVYGCTDKGSSTRAVSLKLKPGLTVDDLPHHLRIAGDLTLVAVAGRAPLCLRCRGTGHIRRECRAPRCAVCRRFGHDESGCSRTYASVTGPVGSEELSEHHMDEVEAEELTGGRREESTPRLTPLSSRPLSAASTGSKDKGPANEAQPTRSTQGATTPETKEEMPENMDTSSTNKRTREEAEGKKVNVMKASEEPPAKAINVRRRPTPNVLSERRIAETQPPTQLQQQQEQAQQQQTVHQVQTQQQQPLPKQQTLQQRQTSHHQQQQLQQLQMPSTGSPPNQQPP; this is encoded by the coding sequence ATGAGCTCCGACGATATCGGAGCGGCATCAGCGGCCCAGCAGGGACGCGGTACCAGGAACATGGACGAATCGTCACAGGAATATCAGATTATTTTGCCCCGGCTGCCATCAGGTGATGCAACGCTGCATACTGTTTTTTTGCACGCCGATATCAGGGCGCAGCCGTACCGCGTCGAGGATTTCAGGGACGCACTTATTCGTTTGGCTTTGCTCCCCGAGGTGGCTGCCTTGGGGGCGTACCAAATGAATCATGTTTGGGCCATCACATTCAAGAGCGCTGAGGGCAAGaagaaaatgcttgctgctggtgACATAGCGGTGAAGAACCAGCGCTGTATCGCTATAGACCCAAGCCACCAGGATACGAGACTGAAGATTCATTGGCTACTGTATAACGTTCCTGATGACGACGTGCGAGCAGCGTTGGCACCTTATGGCAAGGTGAATGAAATAGTGCGAGAACGCTGGCGCGTGTATGGCTGCACAGACAAAGGTTCATCGACGCGTGCGGTGAGCCTCAAACTCAAACCAGGCCTCACGGTAGACGACCTCCCACATCACTTACGGATTGCAGGAGACCTCACGCTCGTTGCCGTAGCGGGAAGAGCACCGCTATGCCTGCGTTGCCGAGGCACAGGCCATATTAGGAGGGAGTGCCGGGCCCCGCGGTGCGCAGTGTGTCGGCGTTTTGGGCATGACGAGAGCGGGTGTTCGAGGACATACGCAAGTGTGACCGGGCCCGTGGGGAGCGAAGAACTATCTGAGCACCACATGGACGAGGTCGAGGCAGAAGAGCTCACTGGAGGACGTCGGGAGGAATCAACACCCAGGTTAACGCCCCTTTCTTCACGCCCCCTGAGTGCTGCTTCAACTGGTAGCAAAGACAAAGGACCTGCGAATGAAGCCCAACCTACGAGGAGTACTCAAGGTGCAACGACGCCTGAAACGAAGGAAGAAATGCCAGAAAACATGGACACGTCTAGCACTAACAAGAGGACAAGGGAGGAGGCGGAAGGGAAGAAGGTGAATGTAATGAAAGCTTCCGAGGAACCGCCGGCTAAGGCGATTAATGTGCGCCGAAGACCGACACCTAACGTCCTAAGTGAACGTCGCATAGCCGAGACCCAGCCGCCGACCCAACTGCAACAGCAGCAAGAACAGGCTCAGCAACAGCAGACAGTTCATCAAGTACAGACACAGCAACAGCAACCACTGCCGAAGCAGCAGACTCTTCAACAGCGACAGACaagtcatcatcagcagcagcagttaCAACAGCTGCAGATGCCTTCAACGGGGTCGCCTCCAAATCAACAGCCCCCGTAA
- the LOC119397926 gene encoding uncharacterized protein LOC119397926: MSSLGAATAAQGRGIRTVEKPAEDYQVVLPHLPTGESVLNTVFLHGCLKARPYRVEHFRDALDKMSLLPEVVALGAYQMNHLWAVTFKDEEGKKKMLATEAIAVKDERCMVIDPCDRGVRLKLYWLLHGVPDDDVRTALAPFGKVTEISRDKWKVKGCMDKGSTTRSVTLKLKVGVTIDDLPHQLRVAEDVALVHVPGRAPLCLRCRGIGHIRRECRVPRCGLCRRYGHDETQCVRSYASVAGPARGDALSEHMMDAADSEEATRGHSEERKMTALVGLHTPCEDVNKSEPKKVPEPDATAEKPVTSQNEEKHVDNPPEVSSPDGEENSKITDVDMAAASGPGKRTREESEESSTCAPGGSGEPPTKTAASRRQSLKPAPNLNVARRTTSIPPAT; this comes from the coding sequence ATGAGCTCCCTCGGAGCGGCTACAGCGGCCCAAGGCCGCGGAATCAGGACTGTTGAAAAGCCCGCTGAAGATTATCAGGTTGTTTTGCCACATCTGCCCACAGGTGAATCAGTTTTGAATACCGTTTTTTTGCACGGTTGCCTAAAGGCACGGCCTTATCGTGTAGAACATTTCCGAGACGCCCTTGACAAGATGTCGCTCCTGCCCGAGGTGGTTGCCCTAGGGGCCTACCAGATGAATCACCTGTGGGCAGTAACGTTTAAAGATGAGGAAGGGAAAAAGAAGATGCTTGCAACAGAAGCCATTGCTGTCAAGGATGAGCGCTGCATGGTCATTGACCCTTGTGACCGAGGCGTTCGACTGAAGCTTTACTGGTTACTGCATGGTGTGCCCGACGACGACGTGCGAACGGCATTGGCACCCTTCGGAAAGGTGACAGAAATTTCACGAGACAAATGGAAGGTGAAAGGCTGCATGGATAAAGGGTCAACCACACGCTCAGTAACCTTGAAACTGAAAGTGGGCGTTACCATTGATGATTTGCCTCATCAGCTGCGAGTCGCTGAAGATGTCGCACTCGTTCACGTCCCAGGCAGAGCCCCGCTCTGCCTCCGATGCCGCGGCATCGGTCACATACGTCGCGAGTGCCGTGTTCCACGTTGCGGGCTCTGTCGTCGCTACGGCCACGACGAGACCCAGTGCGTGCGCTCCTATGCAAGCGTAGCAGGCCCGGCCCGGGGAGACGCATTGTCCGAGCACATGATGGATGCGGCTGATTCAGAAGAAGCCACGCGAGGACAcagcgaagaaagaaaaatgacggcACTGGTAGGTTTGCACACTCCGTGCGAAGACGTTAATAAATCTGAGCCGAAGAAAGTCCCCGAACCCGACGCTACGGCTGAGAAGCCAGTAACATCACAGAATGAGGAAAAGCACGTCGACAACCCCCCAGAAGTCTCATCGCCCGACGGGGAAGAGAACTCGAAAATCACCGATGTTGACATGGCAGCAGCCAGCGGACCTGGAAAGAGGACTCGAGAAGAGAGCGAGGAATCTTCGACTTGTGCGCCCGGGGGCAGTGGGGAACCTCCCACAAAGACTGCAGCCTCCCGACGACAGTCTTTGAAACCTGCGCCCAATCTGAACGTTGCCCGACGGACTACTTCAATACCGCCGGCTACATAG